A stretch of DNA from Micromonospora sp. NBC_01813:
ACTTCGTCGCCGCCGTGGTGCACGCCCCGCACACCCGACCGGACCGCTTCACCATTCTGGAACACCTCCGCCTCGATGCGGATGCCATCCGGGGGCGGCTGGCAGACTACCTCGATGCCGTCAGCGTCACTTCAAGGTGAACAAACCGTTGCCATGCCCTTCCTGAGAGACTTCTATCAGGCGAACAGAGGGGGCGGGCTGTTCAGCGAGGCGGTCAGCCAGCAGCTGGGTGCGGTGTTCGCGTACGCCGGTGCCCGGTTGCGGCTGGCGCCGACCGTACTGACCGTGGCGAACCTGCTGCTCGGGCTGGCCGCGTCGGTCGCGGTGATCGCGTCCGCCGAGGCGGTGGCCGACGGGTCCGTCCCGGCCTGGCTGATCGGGCTGGTCGCGCTGGTCGGCTGGCAGGTGGCGTACGCGTTGGACTGCGCCGACGGTCAGTTGGCCCGGGTGACCGGGCAGACCAGCCCGGCCGGGGCCCGGGTGGACGTGCTCTGCGACGTGGCCGCCCAGATCGCGCTGGTGACGGCGCTGTCGGCGGTGGCGGTGGCGCAGCTGCCGGAGACCCCGATCTGGCTGGTCGCGGCGTTCGCCGGCACCTGGATGGTGAACCTGGTGACCTCGGTGATGCAGTCCGGCCCGAACGCGGCCAGCATGGTCACCTCGACGTCGCTGCCCGTACGGCTGGTGAAGCTGATCCGCGACTACGGCGCGGTGATCTTCGTCGCCGGGCTCGTGCTGATCTTCGCCCCCGCGCTGACGGTCTGGCTGATCGCCGCGTTCACCGTGGTCAACGGCGGCTTCCTGCTGGCCAGCGTCGCCTTCTCGGCCCGCTCCGCCCTGCGCTGACGCCGTGGCCGTCGGTGGGTCAGGCGTCCCGGCGGCGTAGCGGCAGTCGTTGAAGATCAGTTGATGAAAATGCGGAGCGGCGTCGGCGTGTCGGCCGGTTTTCGGTTAACTGATCTTGGTGCTGACCGCGTCGTAGATGGCGAGGTGCTGTTTCATCACCACGTCGGGGTGGAAGGTGGTCTCGTAGCGGGCGCGGGCGACGCCCGCCAGGGCGGCGGCGGCGTCGCGGGCGGCCGGCAGGGCGGCCGCCAGCGCCTCGGTCTCCGGCGGCACCACCCAGCCGGCAGGGCCGGCACCCCCGGCAGCGTCGGCACCGATCAGGTACGGGATGCCGCCGAGCGCGGTGCCGAGCACCGGCCGCCCGCTGGCCAGTGCTTCGATCACCACGGTCGGCAGGACGTCGTGCCAGGTGGAGACGGCCAGCACCACGGCGGTGGCGCGCAGCGCGTCGCGTACCCCTGATCTGTCCAGCGGGCCGAGGAAGTCGATGTCGGCGCGGCCGGCGGCGGCCGCCTCGACGAGCGGTCGCAGCTCGCCGTCGCCGCCGATCCGCAGCGTGCCGAGGGTGCCGTCGGGGTGCCGCTGCCAGGCGTCGAGCAGTAGCCCGATGCCCTTCTCCGGGGTGAGTCGGCCGAGGAAGAGGAATCCGTCGCCGAGCGGGGCGGGCGGGCCGGGGTCTTCGATGGCGTTCGGCTTGACCACGATCCGGTCGTCGGGGATGCCGTACTCGCGCAGGTGCTCGGCGACGGCGGAGGTGAGCGCGATGAACCGGTCCACCGACCGCCAGGTGGGCCGGTGCAGGGCCAGGGTCGCGGCCATCACCGCGCTCTGCGCCCGGGAGCCTCGGTAGCAGCGGTGCACCACGCCGGGCAGGCCGATCGCCCGGCCCCTGCAGTCGGTGCAGATCCGGCCGTCGCGGAAGTACAGCCCGGACGAGCAGACCTGCCGGTAGTTGTGCACGGTGTGCACCACCGGCACCCGGTGCCGGTGCGCGGTGCGGATCGCCCAGGGCGAGATCAACGGGTACGGGTTGTGCAGGTGCAGCACGTCCGGCCGGTGCTCGGTGAGCAGTCGGTCCAGGTCGCGTTGGGCGTCCGGGGCGTAGCTGGGTGAGATCGGCAGCAGCGCCTTGCCGGTCGCCGGCAGCGCCGGAATGTCGTCGGAGCTGCGCAGGAACGGGATGACGTCGACCCCGGCGGCGGCCAGCTGGTCGATCTCGCTGTCGACGATGACGTTCTCGCCGGACGGCTGGGCCTGCCGGTATCGGTTGTGCGCCACGACGACTCTCACCGGTCAACCCTCCTGTTCCACGTCGACAGACGCTACCGTTTGGGGCGTGCCCGAGTTGCCGGAGGTGCAGGCGCTCGCGGCCTACCTGCGGGAGCGCGCGGTCGGCCGCCGGGTGGAGCGTGTCGAGGTGTGCGCGATCAACGCGCTGAAGACCTACGATCCGCCGCCGTCGGCGCTGGCCGGGTCGGTGGTCACCGGGACCGGGCGGCACGGCAAGTTCCTCGACGTCACGCTGGACGCCGCGGGGATGACCGGCGGTGCCGAGGTGCACCTGGTCACGCATCTGGCCCGGGCCGGCTGGCTGCACTACCGCGAGTCGTTTCCGTCGGCGGCGCCGCTGAAGCCGGGCAAGGGTCCGATCGCGTTGCGGGTCCGGCTGGACGACGGTTCCGGCTTCGACCTGACCGAGGCCGGTACGCAGAAGAAGCTGGCGGTCTACCTGGTGACCGACCCGGCGCAGGTGCCGGGGGTGGCTCGGCTGGGCCCGGATGTGCTCGCGGTGGACCGGGACACCTTCGCGCGACGGTTGCGGAGTCGACGTGGGCAGGTCAAGGGGGTGTTGACCGAGCAGGAGGTGTTGGCGGGGGTCGGCAACGCGTACTCCGACGAGATCCTGCACACCGCTCGGCTGTCGCCGTTCGCGTTGACCAACCGCCTCACCGACGACCAGTTGGCGGTGCTGCACGAGGCGACGCGTCAGGTGTTGACCGACGCCGTGGATCGGTCGGTGGGTCAGCGGGCCGCTGAGTTGAAGGGCGAGAAGCGTTCGGGGCTACGGGTACACGGCCGCACCGGTCTGCCTTGTCCCGTTTGTGGCGATCAGGTGAAAGATGTCTCTTTTGCAGATTCCAGCCTGCAGTATTGCCCCACTTGCCAGACCGGCGGCCGGCCACTCGCTGACCGACGGTTGTCCCGTCTTGTGCGTTAGGTGACAAAATCCGGCTTGTGTCGCTGATCGTCCCGCGCCACATCGATGTGCACCAGATCGGGGACTTCCCCGGTGACAATCCATCGGTATAGTGGCCCGGTCCCAATGCTTCAACGCCATCGGGTTCGCCAGTCCCCGCCATTCGGACAGGGGGCGCAAAGTCTTTCGGGTTACCGTCCGTGTGCGGTCACCGTGGGAGACTGAGCTGGTGGGCGAGCCAAGCCTTCACGGAGAGTGGGCGGCACGTGTCACGCGGGAGGACGTGGGTGAGGTGACGACAAGCCTCCAACGCCCGGTAACCAATACCAGCCGGAGCAGCAGGTTGCGCCACGTCGACAGCTTCGAGATCCAACCACCCGCACCGCCGCCGACCAACGGCGTACCCCGGTCCGCGTGGACCCGGGCAAGTCGGCGCGTGTCGGGCTGGCACCGCCCGTACACCGCGATTCTGCTTGTCCTGGATTTCACCGCAGCGGTGCTGGCCAGCTACATCTCGATCTCGCTGTTCGAGAAGGCCACCTCCGGCTTCTCCGACGCCGACAAGGACGCCACCTGGTTCCACACGGTGACCTACCTGATGCTGCCGTTGGGCTGGCTGGTGGTGCTCTGGGGCACCGGCTCGTACGACCGGCGCTACCTCGGCCTGGGCACCGACGAGTTCAAGCGGGCGCTCCGCGCCGGTGTCACGGTCGCGGCCAGTGTCTCCTTCCTCGCCTTCGCCACCAAGACCGACCTGTCCCGGCTCTCGGTGGCCACCGCGCTGGCCGGCGCGCTGGCATACATTCTGCTGTTCCGGTTCCTCGCCCGGTACGCCCTGCACGTGCTGCGGCGGCGGGTCGGGCAGGCCGCCCACCGGATGGTGCTGATCGGCACCCTGCCGGAGACGCTCGAGGTCTTCACCGCGGTGACCCGCAGCCCGGCCGCCGGCCTGGTCCCGGTCGCCATCCACCTCACCGACGGCTACGCCGCCGCCCGTGGCATCGACACCCCGGTGCCGGTGTACGCCGGGCGCAACGTGCTGGCCCTGGTCCGCGAGGTCGGCGCGGACACCATCGCGGTCTGCGGCTCGGCCAGCTCCGAGCCAGGTGAGCTGCGCCGACTCGCCTGGCAGTTGGAAGGCAGCGGTATCGACCTGGTGGTCGCTCCGCAACTGACCGACATCGCCGGCCCCCGGGTGCACATCCGTCCGATCGAGGGCCTGCCCCTGCTGCACGTCGAGGAACCCACCCTCTCCGGGTTGGGCTGGCTGGCCAAGAACCTGATGGACCGGGTGGCCGCCGGCCTCGGGTTGATCGCCCTGGCACCGCTGTTCCTCGCGGTGGCGATCGCGATCCGGATCTCCGACCGGGGGCCGGTCTTCTTCCAGCAGCCCCGGGTCGGCCACGAGGGCAAGGTGTTCCGGGTCTGGAAGTTCCGGACCATGTACGTGGACGCCGAGGAGCGACTCGCCTCCCTGGTCGACCAGAACGAGACCGACGGCATGCTCTTCAAGATCCGCAACGATCCGCGGGTCTTCCCGGTCGGGCGGTTCCTGCGGGCCAGCTCGATCGACGAGCTTCCTCAGCTGATCAACGTGCTCCGGGGGGAGATGTCGTTGGTCGGGCCCCGACCGTTGCCCGCCGACGACGGCGACTTCCTCGGCGACGTCCGGCGTCGGCTGCTCGTCCGGCCGGGGATGACCGGCCTGTGGCAGGTGTCCGGGCGGTCCGACCTGTCCTGGGACGAAGCGGTCCGGCTCGACCTGTACTACGTCGACAACTGGTCGCTCACCTACGACCTGAGCATCCTCTGGCGCACCATCGGGGTGGTACTCGCCCGCAAGGGCGCCTACTGACCGGTCCCCGCAGGGCATAACTCGACCGTCCGCCGGAAGCCGGTAGCCGACCGTTGACCGACTGGGGTTCGCCGTCCGCTTGGCAGCACCGCCAACAGAGGGACAAGATTCGTCCGTGGGGGCAAACCTATCCGCACCGCTGGCGGTTGTGGCCCTGGTGACCGCATTGGCCGTCGCGGTGTACGCGGTCGTGCGGCTCCGGGCCCGCCGAGGGATCGCCACTGCCACCCAGCGCGCCACGTACCAGGTCCTGCACACCGCCGGCCTGGCCGCCGAACCGCTGCGCAACGGGTTGGACCCGGCGGGCGCGGCCAAGGCGGTGCGGCATCTGCGGGCGCTGGTCGGTGCTCCCGGCGCCGCCCTGATCGGTACCGTTGCCGGGCCGACCGGCAGCGGAGAGGTACTCGCGTTCGACGGTCGCGGCGGCCACCACGGCGAGCAGTTCACCGCGGCGGCCGCACGGGCCTTCGACGCCGGCCGGTCAGTCGTGCTGACCGCCCGGGACCTGCCGTGCGACCGACCGGACTGCCTGATCCGAGGGGCCGTCGTGGCACCGCTCACCGGCCCGGACGGGGGCGCCACCGTGGCGTTGGTCGCGGTGGTGGACGACGACCCCGCCCCGGGAATGGTGCAGGCGACGTTGGAGACCGCGCGATGGGCCGGCAGCCAACTCGCGCTGGCCGAGCTGGATTCGTCCCGGGAACGACTCGCCCGCGCGGAGGTACGCGCGTTGCGCGCACAGATCAGTCCGCACTTCATCTACAACGCGCTGACCGCGATCGCCTCGTTCGTCCGCACCGATCCGGAACGGGCCCGGGACCTCATCCTCGAGTTCGCCGAGTTCACCCGCTACTCGTTCCGGGCGCACGGCGAGTTCACCACCCTCGCCGAGGAACTGCGCTCGATCGACCGCTACCTCACCATCGAGCGCGCCCGCTTCGGCGACCGGCTCCAGGTGCGGTTGCAGATCGCGCCCGAGGTACTGCCGGTCCACCTGCCCTTCCTCTGCCTGCAGCCACTGGTGGAGAACGCCGTCCGGCACGGGCTGTCCCGCAAGCCCGGCCTCGGTACGGTCAGTATCGAGGCGCGCGACGCCGGGACCGAGTGTCACATCACCGTCGAGGACGACGGGGTGGGCATGGACCCGGCCGTCCTCACCGGCGGCGCCGGGACCGACCCGGACCGCCGAGGTGCCGACCCGGCGGACGACGCCGGTCAGCACGTCGGCCTGTCGAACGTCGACGAGCGGCTGCGATCGGTCTTCGGAGATCAGTTCGGCCTGGTGGTGGAGACGGCGATGGGAGCGGGTACGAAGGTGAGCATGCGGGTGCCGAAGTTCCATCCCGACGCCCGCCCGGGGGCGGCCGGGCGCTGGGAGGTCGTGTCGTGACCCCGTTCCTGCGGGTGCTCGCGGTCGACGACGAGCCACCGGCCCTCGACGAACTCGCCTACCTGCTGCGGGCCGACCCCCGGGTGGCCCGGCTACACACCGCCGCCGACGCCACCGAGGCGCTGCGGGTGCTGCGGGACACCGACGTCGACGCGGTCTTCCTCGACATCCGGATGCCGGGGTTGGACGGCATGGAGCTGGCCCGGGTGTTACGCAGGTTCGCCCGGCCGCCGGCGATCGTCTTCGTCACCGCCTACGACGACGCCGCGGTGGACGCCTTCGACCTCGGGGTCACCGACTACGTGCGCAAGCCGGTCCGGGCCGAGCGGCTGGCCGAATCGGTCCGCCGGGTGCTGACCGCCCGGGTCGTACCGGCGCATCCCGCCGCGATGGCCCGCAACGAGGAGGATCCGGCGATCCCCGTCGAACTGGCCGGGACCACCCGGATGCTGCCCCGCTCCGCGGTGCGTTGGGTGGAAGCGCAGGGCGACTACGCCCGCCTGCACACCGCGGACGGCTCCCATCTGGTCCGGGTTCCGCTGGCCACGTTGGGCGAGCGGTGGGCGGACGCCGGCTTCGTCCGAATCCACCGGTCGTTCCTGGTCCAGCTCCGGTTGATCACCGAGCTACGGCTGGCCAACTCCGGCTACGTCGTGGTGATCGACGGCACCGAGCTTCCGGTCTCCCGCCGGCACACCCGCGAGCTGAAGGACAAACTGGTCCGGGCGGCCAAGCACGACTGGAGCAGGTGAGCCGGTCAGGCCGCGCGCCGGCGGCGCAGGGTGGCGACCGCAGATCCGGCGAGAGTGAGCAGGCACTCCGAGAGCTGGCCGTCAGCCAGCGCGGCACCGAACAACGCCTCACCGGTCGAGGCGTCCGAGTTGGCGTACGCGCTGAGGAACCGGGCCACCCACCGCGCGTCGTAGCGCGCCTCGTCGATCCCGGGGAAGTCCAGCGTCCAACCGCCGACCGGCACGTCGTCGCCGACCATCGTGGCGGCCAGGCACCACGCGACGTCGTAGGCGCCGGCGACGCCATCGCGGTCCACCACCGCGTCGAAGGCACCCGCCACGCCATCGCTGTCCCCGGCCAGCGCGGAGCGCAGGATCTCCGCGGCGTCGGTGAACGACTCGTCGGATCCATCACGTCGGTCGGTCATGAGCGGAAGGGTATGCGGCGTGGTCAAGCAGTGACCAGCGAACGCGTCCAACAGGACGAATCCGGCACCGCACTCGGGCGAGGGACCGCCGACATCGCGTTTGAGCCGCTAAGACGCTAAGGTGCGCTGCGGACCTTCGGCCGATGGAGGACGTCCCATGCTCGTGTCACGCGGTTACCGCCCCGCCGCTCTTACGGTCTGTGCAGCGTTGCTGGCCACCGTCGCCGGCTGCGGTGGCGACACGTCGACCAACGACGCCGAGACCCTCGTCGACTCCGTGCGGCTGTACGGCACCGATGGCAACATGAGCAACTCGTTCGCCGCGGAGTTCCCGGAGCAGACGAACCTGCTGTCCGGGATGAAGGGCACCAGCCCGCTCACGCCGCTGTCGGACGACTTCGTGGCGCGCCTACGCACCGTCGACCCTCAGCTCAACGATGTCCTCTACGCCGGTGAGGCGTACGACGCGGTGGTGATCAGCGCGTTGGCCGCGCAGTTGGCCGGCAGCACCGAACCGGCCAGGATCGCCGCGCAGATCAACGGAGTGACCACCGGCGGCGAACAGTGCGACACCGTCGAGCTCTGTCTGGAGTTGGCGCAGGACGGCACGGACATCGAGTACCGGGGGGTGTCGCTCAAGCGGGGCGGCTTCACCGACGCCGGTGAGCCCTCGACCGCCAGCTACGCGACGCTGCACTTCGACGAGGACGGCCAGATCAACAACGGAAAGACGGAGTTCGTCGGCGCTGGCGACGAATCCACGACGACGACGGTGGCTCCGCCGCCGGCGACGGTGCAGAACGAGTTCGACCGCAACGACGGCCCGCTCAAGCTGGGTGGGTTGCTGCCGATCACCGGCGACCTGGCACTGGCGTACCCGCCGATGGCGGCGGGTACGGAGCTCGCGGTGCGCGAGGTCAACGAGGCCGGTGGCGTGCTGGGTGACCCGGTCGAGTGGCTCGACGGCGACGACGGCACCGATCCCGAGGTGGCCCGGGCCACCGTGGCCCAACACATCGACGATGGCGTGCACGTCATCATCGGGGCCGGTGCCTCCGGGGTTTCCCGCGCGGTGCTGCCGGACGTCGCCGCCGCCGGGCTGATCCTCTTTTCGCCGTGCAATACCGACGCCGGGTTGAGCACCATTGACGACTCCGGGCTGTACTTCCGTACCGCCCCGTCCGACCTGCTGCAGGGTCGGGCGCTGGCCGACGTCATCCTGCGGGACGGTCCGCAGCGGGTCGCGGTCGTCGCCCGCAAGGATTCCTACGGCGAGGGCCTGCAGGAGAACGTCCGGGCCGAGTTGACCCGGGCCGGAATCTCGCCGGACCGGCTCAAGTTGCTCACCTACGAGCCGCCGGACGGCGCGGACGCGCCACCGGTCGACTTCACCGGCGGCGCCGAGGAGATCAAGTCCTTCGGTGCCGACGCGATCCTGATCATCGGGTTCGGTGAGTCGGCGCAGGTGATCAAGGCCCTGTCGGCGGCCGGGCTACCAGTGGCCCAGTAGCGCCGGTCGGCCCGGCCGGGTGGCACTTTCTCGGGATCACGCGGCGGTCGCCGCTGCGTACCGTTGAGCTCGTCACCAGCCAGGACGATCTGCGAAAGAGGCGGCAGGATGAGCGAGTACGTTGACCCGGCACTCAGCGACGAGGCGGTCGAGGCGGAGCAGGGGCTGGGCGGGAAAGACGACCCGGGTCACGACGACGCCGGCTACGAGCCGTACGGTGCCAGCCCGTACACGATCGTCCAGCACAACCTCGACGGTTCCACCGACATGGTCGTCGACCGCGACGGCGACGGCGTCGCCGACCTGGTCATGCATGACGCGGACAGCGACGGCATCGCCGAGATCGCTCTGGTCGACAGCACCGGCGACGGCCGGCTGGACACCATGCTGCGGGACTTCGACGGCGACGGGCGGGTCGACGAGATCCACACGGACACCAACGCCGACGGTCGGGTCGACGTCGTCTCCACCGACACCGACGGTGACGGACTGATCGACCACGTCGCCGCCGACACCAACTACGACGGCCAGGTCGACACCTGGACCCGGGACACCAACTTCGACGGCCGGGCAGACGAGGTACGGGTCGACCTGACCGGTGACGGGGTCGCCGACCAGGTACTGCGCGACACCGACCACGACGGTGTGCCGGACTCGGTGACCTACCTGAACCCGGAGATCAACCCGTACGCCGCCAGGTGAGCCCCGCTCGAGTCGCGGCCAGCCGGATGGCACCCTACTGTCGACATCCGCAGCTGTTGTGACATCGCGACGAAAGGACCAACCATGACCGAGGCCCAGGAAGCCGTGGAGACCCGCGGTGACGATCGTGTCGACCTACTCAAGGCCGACACCAACAACGACGGGAAGACCGACGTGTGGGTGGTCGACACCGACGGCGACGGCAAGGCCGACATGTACCAGTTCGACACCGACGGCGACGGCAAGGTCGACATCACGATGGTCGATCTTGACGAGGACGGCACGCCGGACGAGGTCGTCGACGGCGACGGGGGCCACCCGCCGACCAGTTGACCCGATCGGGATGTGGTGCGGACGGCTCGGCGGACCACCCGCCGGGCCGTTCTGCGTTGTCCGCCGCCGCGCTCCGAGCATGATCCCGCTGGGTCAGCTCGGGCAAAGTTGAGGGGCGGGACCCCGAACGAGCCGGGAATCACCGCCCCCAGGTAGCCGATGTCAGCCCATCTGGAGAGATGGCCAGTCAGTCACCCTGGCGCTGCTGGGGAATCTGGCCCTGTAGTAGGGCACGTACTTCCGACTCCCGATAACGGCGGTGGCCGCCCAACGTCCGAATGGCGCTGAGTTTGCCGGCCTTCGCCCACCTGGTGACGGTCTTCGGGTCGACTCGGAACATCGACGCCACCTCGGCCGGCGTTAGCAGCGGCTCTGGTTCGTGCGTACGCGATGCCATCAGTCACTCCTCCACAGTGCTATAGACATCGGCCGGGGTCCCGCCGGCCGACGCGTCTCCCATGGTCCGGCTAGTCCCCGATGTCCGACATGGGCCGAACGGCCGAACGTCCTTGGATGGACGGATGAGCAATGACCGATTTTTATCCATTTTTTGTGTCAGAACATACCTTAATCGGACTCGTGATCACCGGTCGTGAACGCCTGATTACGAATATCCCTCATGATGGGCGCGACAAAATAGGGCTCTGATCACTAGATGTCCGCTTCCAGGAGGAGGTGGTTGACTAATTGCAGCGTTCCAGTAGCTGTACGGTGCGCCACCGTGCAACGAGCTTTTCGTACGTCTCGCCAGCCGCTTCAGCGTCGCCGCGGGACAGCGCGGCCAGCCCTGCGGCCACCAACCCGGGAGAATCGTCGGCCTCCAGCGCCTCGTCCGGCAGCAGCCGCACCAACCCGCCGTAGTCCAACTCGACCACCGAACGTGGATGGAACTCCTCGAGCCAACGGGCGCTCTCCTCCACCGCCTCGGTGATCGGCGCGTCCCCCACCGACTTGCGCAACACCGACAGGCCACGGGACGCCCGTCGGCGGGCCTTCGAAATCTCCGTACGGTAGCGCAGCGCCCGACGCGGTGCGGTCGCCACCAGTTCCCGCTCGGCCAGGTCGACGAAGACGAACCACCGCAACGGCACCCCCCACGTCGAGGCCTGCTCGTGCACTCGCGGAACGCCGTGTTCCAGCACCCGGGCTCCGCTGCGCCAATCGTCGATCACGGCTCTGGCCTGCCCGGCCAGGATCGGCGGCACGAAGGCGTCGGCGAGAACCGACGGCACACCGTCGCGGGCGCTCAGCGCGGCCTCCGCCACCCGTACCCGGAGGTTCCAGGGGCAGATCAGCAGCGTGTCGTCCGACTCCAGCACATACGCCTCGTCCGGCAGATCCGGAAGTCGCGTCCAGCCCGCGCCCAGCCCTTCGATCACGGCGGTACGCTGCCGACCCGGGCCCTCCAACGGGCCGACCGCCCGACCCTCCCGCACGTACCGGCGCCAGTAGACCTGTCGCTCACGGTCGAACGCGGCCAGCGGCTCATAGACCCGCAGGTATGAAGCGAAGGAAGCGAAGAGGGACGGCACGGCGCGATCCTCCCACGAAAACGCACAGCATCGCCCCTGCCGGCGGGCAAAGAGCCGCTCGGGCACCGGCTCGGCACCGGCACCGCCGATCGATACTAGGCTCGTTCGCGCGGGCCCACCCGCCCGCCGCAACCGGCCGACACCTCACAAGGGTGCCCCACCCGTCTCAGGAGCAGACATGGGCGTCTTCGCCACCACCGGCCCCGGCACCACCGGACACGAACAGGTCGTCTTCTGCCAGGACCAACCGACCGGGCTGAGAGCCATCATCGCCATCTACTCGACCGCGCTCGGCCCGGCGCTGGGCGGCACCCGGTTCTACCCGTACGCCACCGAGGCGGATGCCCTGCACGACGTGCTGGAGCTGTCCCGGGGCATGGCCTACAAGAACGCGATGGCCGGGCTCGACCTCGGCGGCGGCAAGGCGGTCATCTGGGGGGATCCGGACCAGCTGAAGTCCGAGGCGCTGCTCCGTGCGTACGGGCGATTCGTCGAGTCCCTCGGCGGGCGCTACTACACCGCCTGCGACGTCGGCACCTACGTGCCGGACATGGACATCGTGGCCCGGGAGACCCGCTTCGCCACCGGCCGCAGCCGCGAGTCCGGTGGTGCCGGCGACTCCTCGGTCCTCACCGCGTGGGGTGTCTTCCAAGGGATG
This window harbors:
- a CDS encoding CDP-alcohol phosphatidyltransferase family protein, giving the protein MPSASLQGEQTVAMPFLRDFYQANRGGGLFSEAVSQQLGAVFAYAGARLRLAPTVLTVANLLLGLAASVAVIASAEAVADGSVPAWLIGLVALVGWQVAYALDCADGQLARVTGQTSPAGARVDVLCDVAAQIALVTALSAVAVAQLPETPIWLVAAFAGTWMVNLVTSVMQSGPNAASMVTSTSLPVRLVKLIRDYGAVIFVAGLVLIFAPALTVWLIAAFTVVNGGFLLASVAFSARSALR
- a CDS encoding glycosyltransferase family 4 protein — encoded protein: MRVVVAHNRYRQAQPSGENVIVDSEIDQLAAAGVDVIPFLRSSDDIPALPATGKALLPISPSYAPDAQRDLDRLLTEHRPDVLHLHNPYPLISPWAIRTAHRHRVPVVHTVHNYRQVCSSGLYFRDGRICTDCRGRAIGLPGVVHRCYRGSRAQSAVMAATLALHRPTWRSVDRFIALTSAVAEHLREYGIPDDRIVVKPNAIEDPGPPAPLGDGFLFLGRLTPEKGIGLLLDAWQRHPDGTLGTLRIGGDGELRPLVEAAAAGRADIDFLGPLDRSGVRDALRATAVVLAVSTWHDVLPTVVIEALASGRPVLGTALGGIPYLIGADAAGGAGPAGWVVPPETEALAAALPAARDAAAALAGVARARYETTFHPDVVMKQHLAIYDAVSTKIS
- a CDS encoding Fpg/Nei family DNA glycosylase, giving the protein MPELPEVQALAAYLRERAVGRRVERVEVCAINALKTYDPPPSALAGSVVTGTGRHGKFLDVTLDAAGMTGGAEVHLVTHLARAGWLHYRESFPSAAPLKPGKGPIALRVRLDDGSGFDLTEAGTQKKLAVYLVTDPAQVPGVARLGPDVLAVDRDTFARRLRSRRGQVKGVLTEQEVLAGVGNAYSDEILHTARLSPFALTNRLTDDQLAVLHEATRQVLTDAVDRSVGQRAAELKGEKRSGLRVHGRTGLPCPVCGDQVKDVSFADSSLQYCPTCQTGGRPLADRRLSRLVR
- a CDS encoding sugar transferase yields the protein MRHVDSFEIQPPAPPPTNGVPRSAWTRASRRVSGWHRPYTAILLVLDFTAAVLASYISISLFEKATSGFSDADKDATWFHTVTYLMLPLGWLVVLWGTGSYDRRYLGLGTDEFKRALRAGVTVAASVSFLAFATKTDLSRLSVATALAGALAYILLFRFLARYALHVLRRRVGQAAHRMVLIGTLPETLEVFTAVTRSPAAGLVPVAIHLTDGYAAARGIDTPVPVYAGRNVLALVREVGADTIAVCGSASSEPGELRRLAWQLEGSGIDLVVAPQLTDIAGPRVHIRPIEGLPLLHVEEPTLSGLGWLAKNLMDRVAAGLGLIALAPLFLAVAIAIRISDRGPVFFQQPRVGHEGKVFRVWKFRTMYVDAEERLASLVDQNETDGMLFKIRNDPRVFPVGRFLRASSIDELPQLINVLRGEMSLVGPRPLPADDGDFLGDVRRRLLVRPGMTGLWQVSGRSDLSWDEAVRLDLYYVDNWSLTYDLSILWRTIGVVLARKGAY
- a CDS encoding sensor histidine kinase, whose protein sequence is MGANLSAPLAVVALVTALAVAVYAVVRLRARRGIATATQRATYQVLHTAGLAAEPLRNGLDPAGAAKAVRHLRALVGAPGAALIGTVAGPTGSGEVLAFDGRGGHHGEQFTAAAARAFDAGRSVVLTARDLPCDRPDCLIRGAVVAPLTGPDGGATVALVAVVDDDPAPGMVQATLETARWAGSQLALAELDSSRERLARAEVRALRAQISPHFIYNALTAIASFVRTDPERARDLILEFAEFTRYSFRAHGEFTTLAEELRSIDRYLTIERARFGDRLQVRLQIAPEVLPVHLPFLCLQPLVENAVRHGLSRKPGLGTVSIEARDAGTECHITVEDDGVGMDPAVLTGGAGTDPDRRGADPADDAGQHVGLSNVDERLRSVFGDQFGLVVETAMGAGTKVSMRVPKFHPDARPGAAGRWEVVS
- a CDS encoding LytR/AlgR family response regulator transcription factor — its product is MTPFLRVLAVDDEPPALDELAYLLRADPRVARLHTAADATEALRVLRDTDVDAVFLDIRMPGLDGMELARVLRRFARPPAIVFVTAYDDAAVDAFDLGVTDYVRKPVRAERLAESVRRVLTARVVPAHPAAMARNEEDPAIPVELAGTTRMLPRSAVRWVEAQGDYARLHTADGSHLVRVPLATLGERWADAGFVRIHRSFLVQLRLITELRLANSGYVVVIDGTELPVSRRHTRELKDKLVRAAKHDWSR
- a CDS encoding ABC transporter substrate-binding protein, whose amino-acid sequence is MLVSRGYRPAALTVCAALLATVAGCGGDTSTNDAETLVDSVRLYGTDGNMSNSFAAEFPEQTNLLSGMKGTSPLTPLSDDFVARLRTVDPQLNDVLYAGEAYDAVVISALAAQLAGSTEPARIAAQINGVTTGGEQCDTVELCLELAQDGTDIEYRGVSLKRGGFTDAGEPSTASYATLHFDEDGQINNGKTEFVGAGDESTTTTVAPPPATVQNEFDRNDGPLKLGGLLPITGDLALAYPPMAAGTELAVREVNEAGGVLGDPVEWLDGDDGTDPEVARATVAQHIDDGVHVIIGAGASGVSRAVLPDVAAAGLILFSPCNTDAGLSTIDDSGLYFRTAPSDLLQGRALADVILRDGPQRVAVVARKDSYGEGLQENVRAELTRAGISPDRLKLLTYEPPDGADAPPVDFTGGAEEIKSFGADAILIIGFGESAQVIKALSAAGLPVAQ
- a CDS encoding BldC family transcriptional regulator, with the translated sequence MASRTHEPEPLLTPAEVASMFRVDPKTVTRWAKAGKLSAIRTLGGHRRYRESEVRALLQGQIPQQRQGD